The following are from one region of the Silene latifolia isolate original U9 population chromosome 9, ASM4854445v1, whole genome shotgun sequence genome:
- the LOC141602069 gene encoding uncharacterized protein LOC141602069, whose amino-acid sequence MVSASDQQITVAVEDLNAGEKFWFTVFYGSNSDSDRLHLWYDLTTIKDSLSGPWCVSGDFTNVLHFNERLGRTVMWGELEEFRRLDRPIRKSHFRYFNMLGQASEFLTIVGNEWEKPILGCKMFQVVSKLKWLKKPLKELNRAKFSDIEKAADLARLLLDNIQTPLDQDLVAAEKDVAQKYTTLHKARMSFLRQKAKVEWLKEGDENTAFFHRHIKARHMHNKVLSISDIHGNLHTDPVLIESSFLEFYQELLGSSKVTSPVHIPTVRRGSLVNDVHANILTKPFIDHQIKDCLFSIPSNKAPGPDGFSSQFFKDAWPMIGADICAAVKDFFLTGKFLKRLNATIIYLIPKCDHPSTVLEFRPIACCNTLYKCISKLLCNRLSEVLPDIVSSNQGGFIKGRQIVENVHICQELVRLYNRKAASPRCLLKIDLRKAYDSVEWDFLLSMLQSLKFPQEFIAKIMICVTTPAYSLSINGNSFGFFQGKRGLRQGDPLSPLLFTLCMEYLLRILNVVGEQEDFKFHPLCGPIKLNHLLFADDLLLFSKGNSSSIMWLLKAFSTFSKASGLCLNKAKSDIYFNGVAPDVMQDIIQVSAEGGLGIKNSKLWNKALIGKYIWWLASKKDHLWVKWINHVYMKGTHWSNYDPPDDCSWTWKKIAHTMVPFKLAYSNDLWLNSDQSYSVAEGYQWLRQPQPPVVWRFTCWNPLNVPKCSFIYWAIQLQRLLTQDRIMNMGFGQTNSCYLCTAAVESHAHLFYQCTISHQCVTILQSMLGVTFVPENLSHWYSMGGGRSKLQRSLISACHVSLAYHIWKVRNKARVEQYVARPWKICQQILKDVLQRFWARNQSVVVARDRSWLLQLAHH is encoded by the exons ATGGTGAGTGCTTCTGATCAACAAATTACTGTTGCTGTGGAGGATCTTAATGCTGGTGAGAAATTCTGGTTTACAGTATTCTATGGGTCTAACTCTGATAGTGATAGACTTCATCTATGGTATGATCTGACTACTATTAAGGATTCCTTATCTGGTCCTTGGTGTGTGAGTGGGGACTTCACCAATGTGTTGCATTTCAATGAGAGGTTAGGCCGCACTGTTATGTGGGGTGAACTTGAGGAATTCAG AAGATTGGATAGACCTATCAGGAAATCTCATTTCAGATATTTCAATATGTTGGGACAAGCTTCTGAGTTTCTTACTATTGTTGGAAATGAATGGGAGAAACCTATTTTGGGGTGTAAAATGTTTCAAGTGGTCTCCAAGCTTAAATGGCTCAAGAAGCCTTTGAAGGAGCTTAATAGAGCTAAATTTTCTGATATTGAAAAGGCAGCTGATCTGGCTAGGCTGTTATTAGATAATATCCAGACTCCTTTGGATCAGGACCTGGTAGCTGCTGAGAAAGATGTTGCTCAGAAATATACTACTCTGCATAAAGCTAGGATGAGTTTTTTAAGACAAAAAGCTAAGGTTGAATGGCTTAAGGAAGGGGATGAGAACACTGCCTTCTTTCATAGACATATTAAAGCCCGTCATATGCATAACAAAGTTCTTAGCATATCTGATATTCATGGTAACCTTCATACTGATCCTGTCCTCATTGAGAGCTCCTTTTTGGAATTTTATCAGGAACTCTTGGGTAGTAGTAAGGTCACTTCTCCTGTCCATATTCCTACTGTCAGGAGAGGTAGCCTGGTGAATGATGTTCATGCTAATATTTTAACCAAACCATTCATCGATCATCAAATCAAGGACTGTCTTTTCTCAATTCCTTCCAACAAAGCTCCTGGCCCTGATGGCTTTTCAAGTCAGTTTTTTAAAGATGCTTGGCCAATGATTGGAGCTGATATTTGTGCTGCTGTCAAGGATTTTTTCTTAACTGGAAAATTTTTGAAACGACTGAATGCTACTATTATTTATCTTATTCCCAAATGTGATCACCCCTCAACTGTGCTTGAGTTCAGACCCATTGCATGCTGTAATACCCTCTACAAATGCATCTCCAAGCTTCTTTGTAACAGATTGAGTGAGGTACTCCCTGATATTGTGAGCTCTAATCAGGGTGGGTTTATTAAAGGTAGACAAATTGTGGAAAATGTACATATTTGTCAAGAATTGGTTAGGCTTTATAACAGGAAGGCTGCATCCCCTAGGTGCCTTCTTAAAATTGATCTTAGGAAGGCTTATGATTCGGTTGAGTGGGATTTCCTTCTGAGTATGCTCCAATCTTTAAAGTTTCCTCAGGAGTTTATTGCTAAAATCATGATCTGTGTTACCACTCCAGCATACTCTCTTTCTATCAATGGTAATTCTTTTGGTTTCTTCCAGGGTAAACGTGGTCTTAGGCAAGGAGACCCATTATCTCCTCTTCTATTTACTCTTTGCATGGAATATCTCTTAAGAATCTTGAATGTGGTTGGTGAGCAGGAAGACTTTAAATTCCATCCTTTGTGTGGGCCTATTAAGTTAAACCATCTtctttttgctgatgatttgctTCTCTTCTCCAAGGGTAATTCTAGCTCTATCATGTGGCTTCTTAAGGCTTTTTCTACTTTCTCTAAGGCAAGTGGTTTATGCCTCAACAAAGCTAAATCAGATATCTATTTCAATGGTGTTGCTCCTGATGTTATGCAAGATATTATCCAAGTCTCAG CTGAAGGTGGGCTTGGTATCAAAAATTCAAAACTATGGAACAAAGCTCTAATTGGTAAGTATATCTGGTGGTTGGCTAGTAAAAAGGACCATTTATGGGTCAAGTGGATAAaccatgtgtatatgaaaggCACACATTGGTCCAACTATGATCCTCCTGATGATTGTAGTTGGACATGGAAGAAAATTGCTCACACTATGGTTCCTTTTAAACTAGCCTATTCTAATGATCTTTGGTTGAACTCTGATCAGTCCTACTCTGTTGCTGAGGGTTATCAGTGGCTTAGACAACCTCAACCTCCTGTGGTTTGGCGGTTTACCTGCTGGAATCCTCTTAATGTTCCTAAATGCTCATTCATTTACTGGGCTATTCAGCTACAGAGGCTCCTTACTCAAGATAGAATTATGAATATGGGATTTGGACAGACTAATAGCTGCTACCTTTGTACTGCTGCTGTGGAGAGTCATGCTCATCTATTCTACCAGTGTACTATCAGTCATCAATGTGTGACCATACTCCAGTCTATGCTTGGTGTTACTTTTGTCCCAGAAAATTTGAGTCATTGGTATTCAATGGGTGGAGGAAGAAGTAAATTGCAGAGAAGTTTAATTAGTGCTTGTCATGTTAGCCTTGCATATCATATTTGGAAAGTTCGTAATAAGGCTCGGGTGGAACAATATGTTGCTAGGCCGTGGAAAATTTGTCAGCAGATTCTCAAGGATGTTCTCCAACGTTTCTGGGCTCGTAATCAATCTGTTGTGGTTGCTAGGGATCGTTCTTGGCTACTTCAATTAGCTCATCATTAG